A segment of the Delphinus delphis chromosome 20, mDelDel1.2, whole genome shotgun sequence genome:
CAGAAACAAAAGCTAGAGGAGGCCTAGCCTCCTTGTCAGACCAGACTGCTTGGGGACAACAGCACTGGCTGGGGCCATGCTCCACCCACACATGACAAGGGCTTTCCACCTTCCTTTGTTATCACCCATGACCAACTCTGTACACCCCATGGCAGTAAAGTTCCCCCCCAAAACCTGGAGTTAGTCCCAGGCCTGCGTGCAGCAGATCCCACACACCTCAAACAGGAGGAGGTGGCCCCAGTCACCCCCAGGCTGCCTAGGCAGAGGTGGCCTCACTCCTAACCCGTTTATGTACACTGTACAGTGGGACAAACATCCACCACATGTTCCAAGCTGCCTGGCTGTTCTCGTGCAGAAACACGACTTTCTAACAAAACGATGTTTACAGTGAAGGATGATGTGTCCAAGACAACATGAGCCTGCAAAAAACACAGCTGAGCTTAGTCAAGGCAGGCAGGTGGAGGGGGCAAGAGGCCGTTTACCTTTAGTGCGGGGCAGGGCAGGATACAGCTGCTTGCCTGGAAGAAAACACACAACCCTGAGGTCAGCTTTCAGCCCTCCTCCCCTCACAGCTGCAGCCACCTGAGGATTCCCCTCAGCCCTGGGCCTTCACGCTCTTTCTGAACGGCTTCTTCCAGCTCTTCTGAGGGTTCTGAGACCTTGCCACCCCAGTAGGGACCTAGGGCACATGTGCCCAACAGCTGGAGCCAcagcccacccccttccccaccaggGAGCCAGAGAAGACTAACGGCAGAGTCCAAATGACAGCATTTCCAAGGCCTTCATTTTAGGGATGAGGAAAGGGACTGGTGTCCTCTCGGGAGGGTTCATCTGCCCATGAACCCTCAGCCTTCTCAGCACGAAGGCTGAGGCCAGGGGTTGTTTCTTGGATTTAGGAGTCAGGCAGACTCACCGAAGCAGCGCTGCATGCACTCCTCCTTGGAGAGGTAGCTGTTTTTATTGCCCCGGCATCCGCCGTAGATGAAGTTATCACAAGAGTTCTTCTCGGCATTAAAGTACCAGCGTGGGAAGGATGCGCGGCAAGGCCCAGTGATGGCCTTGGCAGTGCAGTGTTCTGGGAGTGAGACAGCCCAAGGGATACAAATTAGCAGGGCCCAGGAGAGGTGAATGGAGCTAGAATGCTCCCAAGCAGTCATATGACTGCCAGCCAATGGGGAAAACATCTCTCTGTTAAAAGAAACTTGGCCATTACAGACGTGGCCATTCTGGCCCACATTTTCAGATCTCTTTCTCTTTATGGCCAGACTACACTGTTACGGAGGTTATTCTATGTCAGTCACTGTTGTAGGCTCTACATGTGTCAACTCGGTCTCTGAACTTTCAAGAGAGGTCTGAACTAGGCCCCTCATTTCATAGTCAGGGACTCTGAGGCAGAGCTACAGTATCCCGTGGGCGCAGCTGGTGGGAGGCAGAGCCTGCACGCCACTGCTGCCTCTTGAGCAAAGCTTCCCAAGGGTGTGCTGTGTCACATCCTGCTTCCTGCTGCCCCAGGGCATCCTCATGAGTCCTAACACCTGGGAAAGGTCGGGAAGCCCTGCTCTACAATACCCTTAATGGAAATCCTCAAGTGTGTCTCAATTCCCAATTAAGtaagaaaacatgttttttaaaagttatacctTCATAGTTGAAAATATCACTGGACAGGTCATCAGAATCCTGCCTTCTGGGAACTGAAACACAAACATCCACGTCAGGGAGGCTGGAATGGACACAGGGCACGTCGCCTAGCTGGGGCTGAGTCTAAAAGGGCCCACTGAGGTACCTGGAAGGGAGTGGAGCCCCTCTCTGTGGGCAGCTTTGCTCCATCACCTCCCAGTCCTAATGGGCTCTACGGCACACACAGAATGAATGCCGGATGGGGAAGCCTGCCTGTCACCTCAGGGGTTACTATGGAAACTAATCCCAGCCACAGTTTCTGGGGTGATGAGGAAGACCAGAGGTGTCCACTCTCTGACACAGGGAGGAGGGTCCCTTATTCTCTTGGGGGAATTTTCTTCTGAAACAGGACAGAAACCAGAGTTACGATGCCAGCGCCCCATAGCTCTGCATGACCTTACAGAGGCCAGCTTGGGAATAAGCAATGAACCCAGGCAAAGCAATGGTCAGGACAGTCACAGGATTCCTAGCCTCACTCTCACGTGGGTGCTGATGTCAGAGTCGAAGGACCAGAATCAAGACTGCAACCAGTGTGTGGCCAGTGGCTGACTGGGGGCCATCCTCAAATGGGGTAGGGGGGGACTCTCTCCCTCCACAGCAGGTCTCACCCAGCAGAACCCACTGCCTGGGGACTGGCCTTTGGGAAAGCTGGACTGGACTTACGAGTGCATCTGAACCACTCACCCCCGGCTCCTGATGCAGAGTCCTTTAAGCATAAAGGAGGAATGGGGCAGCTGCTGTCAGCACTACAAAGCAAGCTAACACAAAGCTCCAGATCAAGAACTGCAGTGGGAACGGAGGCGGGGGTGGCAGAAGACAGAGGACTCTTAGCACAGGGAGGGAGATGGACAGCAAGGACGACACGGAGCAAAGGAGATACAGCAAGCAAGGAGGTGGGACAGGGCAGTGAAGACAGCACGAAGGCTGAGGCCAGGGGACTGGAAGCCAGCCCAAAGCGGGGGAAGGGGTCTGAGCCACATGCAGCAGTAGCCACAATCCCTTATCCCCCAGGAGGAAGCTGAGGTCAGCCAGGAAGCACTGTAGAATCCCTCAGCCCTCTTGTCTGCTGAACTCCCCAGCGGAAGGATGCTGGCCAGGAGCCAGAAGCTGGCAGCCCAGGCAGAGCCCCTGTTCGCCAGTTCTGAGTAAACAGAACCAGGAGGTGGAAGCCCTTGTACAATGCCCAAAGTAAAAATGTCCTTTCACATTAGCCATCTGGATGGCCCTCATTCCATCCTGGGTCTTTTTAAGAACTTACCACTTGGGACAGAGGAATCTGCTCCATTCCTGGACAGTTCATTGATGGTGTTCACTACAAGAGGACAAATAAACAGCACAGTGAGAAAGTGTACCTCCAAGATCGCCTGGTGAAACAAAACAAGCTGTATCCCTGAGGAGGCTTGGTCCTGTGTGCCTCTCACAGCGACTCCCATTTCTCCTTTATGTGGGCCCTTCAGTGCACATGCTGGACCACAAACCTGCCAGAACTTGGAAAATAAGGAACCAAGACTGCCCTTGTGGGTTAAATTTTAAGATCAACCAGCTGGGAATCCGAGCAAAGACGTGTGAAATGACATTATAAAAAGACAGAATGGCTTCCAGGGCCAAATAACCTGTGGAACTGTATTAACTCACCCAATGAATTAAAAAAGTGAAGggcgtgggacttccctggtggcgcagtggataagactatGCGctccccagtggttaagaacccgcctgccaatgcacgggacacaggttcgagccctggtctgggaagatcccacatgccacagagcaactaagcccgtgcaccacaattactgagcctgcactctagagcccatgagccacaactactgagcctgcgtgccacaactactgaagtccgggtgcctagagcccgtgctccgcaacaaagagaagccaccacaatgagaagcccgcgcactgcaatgaagagtagcccccgctcgacacaactagagaaagcccgtgcagcaatgaggacgcaatgcagccaaaaataaataaataaataaataaataaatttattttttaaaaaaagatgcaggtgtgttaaaaaaaagactatgcgctcccaatgcagggggcctgggttcaatccctggtcagggaactcgatcccacatgcatgctgcaactaagaattcgcaggctgcaactaagagttcgcaggccacaactaaggcgcccgtgtgccacaactaagaagcccacctgccacaacaaaGAAGCCTGACtgttgcaactaaggagcccatgtgccacaacgaagacccggcacaaccaaataaataaataaatatttttagaaaagtgaAGGGTGTGCTcagcactgtgaatgtacttcatgctactaaactgtgcacttaaaaatggttaaatgctAAATTATacgttatgtgtatatatatatattttgtgtgtgtgtgtgtgtgtgtgtgtggtacgcgggcctctcactgttgtggcctctcccgttgctgagcacaggctccaaacgcgcaggctcagcggccatagctcatgggcccagccgctccgcagcatgtggggtcctctcagaccggggcacgaacccgtgtcccctgcaacagcaggcggactctcaaccactgcgccaccagggaagcccacgttatgtatattttatcttgcacacacacaaagctaaGAGCGTGGGTGCAAGTGCAAAAAAGGGAGCGCTGGCAGGGTCCAGGAGGGAGGAACCCTCCCTTGTGCAGAGGCGTGGGGCTGGCCTAACCTGATGCCATTACACATTCCCATCACAAACCAGCTCCTCCAGTTCTGCCTCTCCCCTCATCAAGCAATGTTCTGGGAATGTCGCTGAGAGGTTTGCCTACACAAACTAAGGGTGAAGGCACAGGGACAGAAGTGTCTGGTCCCTTTGGTGGTTCTGGTTCtcattataattaattaataaactggcATTCTCGTTATCATTTGGTTCCCCACAGAGCTTGCCtgcctgggagaaaatatgttgGCAAAGAGAACGCCTCAGGAGCTGTGCAGTGCGGCCACGCTCGGATGCCAGCAAATGAGCTTTCCGGGACGTCAAGGCTGGGGCCAGACTCTGGCTTGACCTCTAGGAAGATAGATAGCTGTCTGCCTTCTCCCAGCAAAACACTACACCCTGTGGCTCCTTGCAGAGACATCCCGCCTTAATGCCCACTGTCCACTGCTTGTGTTCTTAGAACTTAACTTTCCCCCTGAGAAACCAAGGAGTAACCAGAACGGCATGTACATTTGCTACTGTCAACTCCTGActggaaaaggacagaaaaggtAGCAAAAAACACTTCCCCTTAATTCCTTCCCTGACACTGGATCACAGCTGATGGCGGAAAACCACATACAATAAATGGTATTTTTCTCCATCACCATCTGGTAAGGTTGCCAGTtgccccccccaccctgccccaaaaCAGACGAGGAACTCATCTGTACAATCCAAAACTAATACCAGCCACCTCGGCTCTCCAAACACTTGTTGAGTGCCTTCCGGGCACTGGGcacacaaagatcaataaaatgttCCTCAAGGCACTCAGTCACTGCTGGGCTTGTGTGTCTGTGCATTATGTTTTAAACCTCAGTTCACAGCCAAGACCACTGTTGTCTTCCTCTCTTTACACACAACTTTAATAAGCTTATCTGATTTCTGAATGCAGAGTTCAAAGCCAAGAGAGATTACAGCCAGTGCGGTGAGCACTGAGGGCACCAGCACATTCTGACACAGAATCATAATCCAGAGTCCAAACACTGACATCAAGCTGTCAGGAAAGGATGCAAGAAGTCCCGTAACAATGTTAAGGAAATCGCCAATGAAAATCTTTGACAGTTTGGCTGGCCCAATCTGCGGGTCTCTGGAACACCTAGGAAGGATCAGGCCCCAGAGGGCCAATATCGCACTGCCATCAGGTCTCAAGGAGTCCCTCGAGGCTCCGTTCAGAGCCAGTGCACACTGTTGTGGGGCTTTAGGTTTTTATTTACACTGGGAGGCTCTCAGGGTCAACATTATCTTGATTCCACAGAGTCACTCACGAAGGCTGAGAGAAGGATGGATTCCAGAAGTATGTTCTAGTTTTAACTTGATTCGTAACTTGGCTGGCTGGGTGAGCTCCTCAAGTCATTTGTCCCAAAggtaaaaataacccaaatgcccaGGAAGCAAGGAGGGCAGCCCATCTGAGTAGACCTGGAGGACTCTGCTCATACCAGGCCTGGCGTGGGACCTGCT
Coding sequences within it:
- the SPINT2 gene encoding kunitz-type protease inhibitor 2 isoform X2, whose product is MAQLRGLRRYWALLALLASLLLSGAEAADEESGVQVNTINELSRNGADSSVPSVPRRQDSDDLSSDIFNYEEHCTAKAITGPCRASFPRWYFNAEKNSCDNFIYGGCRGNKNSYLSKEECMQRCFGKQLYPALPRTKVVVLAGLFVMVLFLLLGASVVCLIRVARRNQERTLRTVWSSGDDKEHLVKNTYVL